In the Vicinamibacterales bacterium genome, CGCGGCTCATGTTGGTCTTTATGTTTATCGGCGCGACGTCCTGCTGAAGTTAGCCGCCCTCCCCCCTGCCCCGCTGGAGACCCTCGAGTCCCTGGAGCAGCTCAGGGCCCTCTCCAACGGCATTGGGATCCAGGTCGTGTCCACCATTCACGCTTCGGCCGGGGTCGACACGCCCGCGGACCTCGAACGCGTTCGACACCTGATGATGGCGGCGCCCCATGAGGGGGCGCCCTACATGGCCTCGTGAGACCCGCGATGGAAAACACCGGCAAGCAGACCAAATACATCTTCGTGACCGGCGGCGTCGTGTCGTCGCTTGGCAAGGGGCTGGCCGCGGCCTCGATTGGCGCGCTGCTCGAAGGCCACGGCTACAAGGTCACGCTCCAGAAGTTCGATCCCTACATCAACGTCGATCCGGGCACCATGAGCCCGTATCAGCACGGCGAGGTGTACGTGACCGACGATGGGGCCGAGACCGACCTGGATCTGGGCCACTACGAGCGGTTCACCACCATGACCGCGACGCGCAACAGCAACTGGACCACCGGCAAGATCTACATGTCGGTGATTCAGAAGGAACGCCGCGGCGACTACCTGGGCCGCACGGTGCAGGTGATCCCGCACATCACCAACGAGATCAAGGACTGCATCCGCCAGGCCGGCCGCGACGTTGACGTGGTGCTGGTCGAAATCGGCGGCACGGTCGGCGACATCGAGAGCTTGCCGTTCCTCGAAGCCATTCGCCAGTTCCGGCAGGACGTCGGCCGCGAGAACACCATCTACGTGCACCTCACGCTGGTGCCGTACATCGGCGCCGCCGGTGAGCTCAAGACCAAGCCGACCCAGCACAGCGTCCGCGACCTGCGGTCGATCGGCATCCAGCCCGACATCCTGCTGTGCCGGACCGATCGCATCCTGGCGCGTGAGATCAAGCAGAAGATCGCCCTGTTCTGCGACGTCAACGAAGAGGCCGTGATCACGGCGAAAGACGTCCCGACCATCTACGAGGTGCCGCTCTCGCTGCGAGACGAGGGCCTCGACGGCGTGATCCTGAAGTACCTGCACCTGCCGCCCAGCGAGTCGCGCATGCAGCCCTGGGAGGAACTGGTCCACCGGATCAAGAACCCCGAAGACGAGCTCACCATCCACGTGGTCGGCAAGTACACGGGCTACGAGGACTCGTACAAGTCGCTCAACGAAGCGCTGTATCACGGCGGCTTCGCGAACCACGTCCGCATCAACATCCAGTGGGTCGAGTCCGAGGCCCTCGAACAGGAAGGCGGCTCGCGGCTGCTCGAAGGCGCCACCGCCATCCTGGTACCGGGCGGGTTCGGCTCGCGCGGCACGCGCGGCATGATGAAGGCATCCGAGTTCGCGCGCACGCACCGCATTCCCTTCTTCGGCATCTGCTACGGGTTCCAGTGGGCGACCGTTGAGTTCGCCCGCAACGTCTGCGGTCTCGATGGCGCCGACTCCACGGAAGTGGACGAGGCGGCGCCCCACAAGGTGATCTACAAGCTGCGCGACCTGCTCGGCGTGGACGAACTGGGTGGCACCATGCGCCTGGGCCGCTACGCCTGCGAGCTGGCGCCCGGCTCGCTGGCGCGCCGGATTTACGGCACCGACCTGATTCACGAACGCCATCGCCACCGGTTCGAGTTCAACTGCCTCTACGAGCCCACGCTCGCCGAACACGGCATGCGCATCTCGGGGCGATCGCCCGACGGCAAGTTCGTCGAGATTGCGGAGCTGGCCGACCATCCGTGGTACGTGGCCGTCCAGTTCCACCCGGAATTCCAGTCGCGCCCGCTCAAGCCGCATCCGCTGTTCTCGAGCTTCGTCGAAGCCGCCAAGCTGCAGAAGCAACAAGCCGACGGCCGCGAGCCGGTGCGCGTGGCCAAGAGCGAGGCCTAGGTGCAGCCTGTCTCGCCGGTCAGTGCCGGATCCGTCACGTTCGGCACCGGCCATCCGCTGGCCTTCATCCTCGGCCCGTGCGTCATCGAAAGCGAGTCGCACGCCGTGGACCTCGGCGTCGCCATCGCGGAGATTGCGGCGCGGGTCGGCGCGCCCGTCGTGTTCAAGGCGTCGTTCGACAAGGCCAACCGCACGTCCCTGTCCTCGTACCGCGGCCCGGGCCTCACCGAAGGGCTCAAGGTGCTGGCCAAGGTCAAGGCCCGCACCGGACTCCCGATCCTGACCGACGTCCACGAGGTCAGCCAGGTGGCGGCGGCCGCCGCGGTGGTGGACATCCTGCAGATCCCCGCGTTCCTGTCGCGCCAGACCGACCTGCTGGTGGCCGCGGCGCGAACCGGACGGGTGGTCAACGTCAAGAAGGGCCAGTTCCTCGCCCCCCGCGACATGCGCCACGTCGTCGCCAAGATTGCGGAGTCCGGCAATTCGCAGATTCTCGTGACCGAGCGCGGCGTGTCGTTCGGCTACAACAACCTCGTCGTGGACCCCCGCGCCTTCCCGAT is a window encoding:
- a CDS encoding CTP synthase; translated protein: MRPAMENTGKQTKYIFVTGGVVSSLGKGLAAASIGALLEGHGYKVTLQKFDPYINVDPGTMSPYQHGEVYVTDDGAETDLDLGHYERFTTMTATRNSNWTTGKIYMSVIQKERRGDYLGRTVQVIPHITNEIKDCIRQAGRDVDVVLVEIGGTVGDIESLPFLEAIRQFRQDVGRENTIYVHLTLVPYIGAAGELKTKPTQHSVRDLRSIGIQPDILLCRTDRILAREIKQKIALFCDVNEEAVITAKDVPTIYEVPLSLRDEGLDGVILKYLHLPPSESRMQPWEELVHRIKNPEDELTIHVVGKYTGYEDSYKSLNEALYHGGFANHVRINIQWVESEALEQEGGSRLLEGATAILVPGGFGSRGTRGMMKASEFARTHRIPFFGICYGFQWATVEFARNVCGLDGADSTEVDEAAPHKVIYKLRDLLGVDELGGTMRLGRYACELAPGSLARRIYGTDLIHERHRHRFEFNCLYEPTLAEHGMRISGRSPDGKFVEIAELADHPWYVAVQFHPEFQSRPLKPHPLFSSFVEAAKLQKQQADGREPVRVAKSEA
- the kdsA gene encoding 3-deoxy-8-phosphooctulonate synthase; amino-acid sequence: MQPVSPVSAGSVTFGTGHPLAFILGPCVIESESHAVDLGVAIAEIAARVGAPVVFKASFDKANRTSLSSYRGPGLTEGLKVLAKVKARTGLPILTDVHEVSQVAAAAAVVDILQIPAFLSRQTDLLVAAARTGRVVNVKKGQFLAPRDMRHVVAKIAESGNSQILVTERGVSFGYNNLVVDPRAFP